Genomic DNA from Paenibacillus donghaensis:
GACTTACTATGCGTATAGGAGCAATTGAAGCAGGTGGGACAAAATTCGTATGTGGGACCGGGGATGAAAGCGGGAGAATTCTGGATCGGATCAGCTTTCCAACCGAACATCCGGATGTAACCCTGCCCAAAGTCATTCAATATTTTCAAGACAAACAGGTGGAAGCCATTGGAATTGGATCGTTTGGTCCTATCGATATCCGTCCGGACAGTCCGACTTACGGTTACGTTACGACAACTCCTAAGCCGGGGTGGGGGAATTACGATATGCTGGGGACTTTACAGCGAGTCTTTCCGGTCCCGTTGGGCTGGGATACCGATGTCAATGCAGCAGCATATGGTGAGGCCAAATGGGGTGCTGCACAAGGATTGTCCAGTTGTTTGTACTATACCGTAGGCACGGGTGTCGGCGTCGGCGTGTATTCCGAAGGCAAAATCATACATGGTCTTGTACATCCTGAGGGTGGACATGTGCGGACTAGACGCCATCCTGAAGATGAATTCGCAGGTGTGTGCCCTTACCATGGGGACTGCCTCGAAGGAATGGCGGCAGGTCCTGCCATTGAATCAAGATGGGGGAAGCCGGGCCACGAGTTGCCGGCGAACCATATCGCATGGGAAATGGAAGCTTTCTATTTTGCTGAGTCCATTACCAGTGCCATTTTGCTTCTGTCTCCTCACAAAATTATTCTGGGCGGCGGCGTTATGCAGCAGCAGCAGCTGTTCCCGCTGATCCGGCAGGCGGTGCTCCGGAATCTGAACGGGTATGTCAGTTCAAGTACCATTCTGGATCACATGGATGAGTATATAGTTCCACCGGGTCTTGGCCAGCAGGCG
This window encodes:
- a CDS encoding ROK family protein, with protein sequence MRIGAIEAGGTKFVCGTGDESGRILDRISFPTEHPDVTLPKVIQYFQDKQVEAIGIGSFGPIDIRPDSPTYGYVTTTPKPGWGNYDMLGTLQRVFPVPLGWDTDVNAAAYGEAKWGAAQGLSSCLYYTVGTGVGVGVYSEGKIIHGLVHPEGGHVRTRRHPEDEFAGVCPYHGDCLEGMAAGPAIESRWGKPGHELPANHIAWEMEAFYFAESITSAILLLSPHKIILGGGVMQQQQLFPLIRQAVLRNLNGYVSSSTILDHMDEYIVPPGLGQQAGLCGALALGLEARNNQASTV